The following is a genomic window from Butyricimonas faecihominis.
CGGGATTATCACGTTATTCACGGGATTTGCCGGATTTATTACCGTGTGCCTTTTTGCCAAAATAAGAAAATAACATTAAATATATCGTCATGAAAAGAAGTACATTTATTTTTATTATCGCTTGTATCACGACACATTCCATCGTGGGATGTAAAAACACGAACAAAAAAACACAGCAGGAGAATACCACTGAAATATCCTTGGTCTCCAAGGCCTTGGACGTTAACGGTCTTCTGAACGTGGCCGAAGAACAACTGAATGATACGGTCGTTCTGAAAGGCGTCGTGAAACACACTTGTTCTCACTCCGGACGTCGCTGTTTTATCGCGGACTCCACGGGTAAACTTACAATCCGTGTTGAAGCTGGTGGTAACATACAATCTTTCAACAAAGAGCTGGTTAATTCCGAAATCGTCGTGACCGGGGTATTACAGGAACAACGCCTGTCACAGGAATACATCGACAACTGGGAAAAAGAAGTCGCGGAAGAAGAGGCTAAAGGAGACAAAGATTCCGACCACTGCGACTCTGAAAAGAACAGCATTCAACAAATGCGGGAGTGGATGAAAAACCATAATAAAAACTTCTATTCTATCTACTATGTAAACGGTATCGATTACGAGATGGTAAAATAGGAGCCAATTACCCTTAATTACAAAGTTTTTATTCTTAAAGTGGCTGTCCAAAAGTCCTGCCTGTATTTGCTAACTACCCCCTCCAACTCCCCCTGTGTAAGGGGGAGTTAGTGGGGGTAGTTGTTTAAAATTGACTTTTGGGATAGCCACTTTTCATTTTAAAAACTAGCGTCATATCCAACAATTTAATACCTTTGACGCCCGAATTCACAGGCAAAATAAATAAGGTATGATACAAGATATCGCGCCCCATATATTTTCAAATGCTTACGCCCCCAAACGTCCGGAGGCAACAAGCTACGCACTTTATTTCGACGGGCATATGGTTCTGGCAAGTAAAGCTTCAGCAACCCTACGTTTTCCCCGTTTTGCAGAATTAAACGGAATCGAAGAAAGTATTTACGAGAAAGCCATTTATTTATTTGCCATTGACAACGACTGTTTTTATCTGGTACATCAAGTCCCGGAAGGACAACCGGAATTCGAGCTAAAAGACATCGGGCTTTTCCGGACAAGCGAGCCGAGACACCTAGCATTTGCAGGTATCACGGCGTACAGCCTCTACAAATGGTACGACAACCACCAGTTCTGTAGCCATTGTGGGACAAAACTCGTTCCCCATGAAAAGGAACGGATGTTACATTGCCTGACTTGTAATAATACGGAATACCCGAAAATCATGCCAGCCGTGATCATCGCCGTCACGAACGGGAATAAAATCCTGTTATCCAAGTATGCCAACCGGGAATATACCCGCTACGCCTTACTCGCCGGATTTACCGAGATCGGGGAAAGCGTCGAAGAAACCGTGAAACGGGAAGTCATGGAGGAAGTCGGATTACACGTTAAAAACCTCAGATACTACAAAAGTCAACCGTGGTCATTCTCCGACACGCTTTTAATGGGCTTTTTTGCCGAAGTGGAAGGAGACGACAGCATCACGCTCGACCGGGAGGAACTGGCCTTGGCCGAATGGTTTGAGCGGGAAAACATTCCGGCTTCTGAATCTGACATTAGTCTTACCAGCGAAATGATCGAGTTTTTTAGAGCCGGAAAATAGATTTTAAATGAAAATAATATACCTTCGCCTCAACAAACAAAATATCGCTTTTTGAAAACAACAAATTCTAAGAAGATAAATGCGTAATTAACAGCCCGAATTCTTTCAGGCTGGATTTCCCTATCCGGGTTTCCTACCCGGAAATTATTTCTATTGATTTTATTTTTTGATTTTCAAGTGCCTACTGCCACGACGAAAATTTTTATCCGAATCTTTATGTCTAAAGCATGGGATTCACTATATAATCACATATATTTATCACAATTATGGAACAAGAATTACAATTAGTAGCAGACTTCGACTTTGACATGATCGTGGACTTTTTTTCACGCCTAAACCGTCAAGGCCCCGGAAGTCAACAAGTCACCCGACAAGCCTTGAGCTTTATCGGGGAGTTATCGGATAACGCCAAAATTGCCGATATTGGTTGCGGCAGCGGTGGACAAACCATCACGCTTGCCGAGAACACGAAAGGACAGATCACGGCGATCGATTTATTCCCGAAGATGATCACACTTTTAAAGGAACGGGCCATTCATCATGGACTCAGCGACCGGATTTCCGGCATTGCAGTTTCCATGGAGAACCTACCTTTTGAACCCGGAGAACTGGATTTAATCTGGGCGGAAGGCTCCATCTATAACATCGGATTCGAAAGAGGTCTAAGGGAGTGGAAACAATTCCTGAAACCGGGAGGAATGATCGCCGTTTCGGAAGTTTCTTGGCTCACGAATACCCGACCGGATGAGATTGAACAATTCTGGAATTTCAATTATGCCGAAATTGACACCATTTCCAATAAAATCAAGAAAATGGAAGAAGCCGGATACACCCCGGTAGCCCATTTCATTTTACCTGAATATTGTTGGTTGGATTGTTTTTACAAACCCATGCAAGAAAACATTCCTCTCTTCTTGGAAAAATATAAAAACAGTAAACCCGCCCAGCAATTAGTACAACGGGAATTAGATGAAATCGACTATTACCGGAAATACAAAAGTTACTACGGCTACGTCTTTTATATCGGGATGAAAAATGAATAACGTGTTCCAAAAGTCATCTTTCAAACTCCCTCCCCCCTTCGGGGTACTCCCTCTATAAACAGAGGGAGAGTTGAAATACTACCCGTCTTCGGAAAGAGTCACCAGCACCTCCTCTGTTTATAGAGGAGGTGGCACGAAGTGACGGAGGAGTTTTTGGAAATTAAATGACTTCTGGAACAGCCCCTAGTCCATAGATTTATAACATCCCCCGAAATATATACATATTTCGTAACTTCTCTTTATTCACAAATACAATATCTCCATCTTTAACTTTACGTTTCTTTAGCAAACAGCCTTCAGAAACAAAAATAGCTTCAGCTTCTATCATTTGGTTTAACAAATTGGAAGATACCCCTAAACAAAAGCGAATAACAGAAGATAACTTCAACCCAAATTCAAAATGGGTTCTAATTTTAAACGCCACGACCTCCCCCTCGGCATCCAAGATCTCATTTATCAAAATATCATCATGCAATATCTCGTATTCGACACTACTATAATCAAGTTCGACACCATTTTTACGTCCTATTTCAGAAGAAAAAGCGTACTCCCAAGAAAGTTTTTCATCATTTTCTGAAAACTTGGAGAATAAATCTTTTTTTATCAATTCTGGTTTTGTGCGTGACAAGATAGTCAGGTTATAGGTACTATCACATTCAACACATCTATAAATTAACCATACATCAATATTTCTTTTTTGGGCATTCATCCTGAACTTGTTACTACAATAAAATCTATTACTATTACAATGATTACATTTTCTTTTTAAGGTAGGTGTGTTTTTAACCTTTATCTCCCATATATACTCTGTTCTCATAATCTATACTGTGCCTAATATTCTTTGAAAGATTTTATGATCATTCACAGCATTACAACTTACGGCACACGTAGAAGTGACCATAAACTACAACAATAGAGACTTATCCCCTTAAAAAGAGCAATGCCGTGAATGAAAAGAAATAAAAACAATAAACCGGCTTGGGCAGAATTACCCAAACGAAAGAATTATTAGCCTGTGGTTTCTAAGACTAATACTAAGCCAGTATAAATTTAAGAATTGTTCCCAAAATGTGAATATTTACAATTTCGGCGTGAAGATAGTAGATTTTTGGCAGAAACGCAGATTGTTTTTATATTTTTGCATATTCAAACACGGATTTATGGAAACGATGTTACAACTTGCAGCTCGCAATACAGAACGAGCCAAACAGATAGTCCAAGCAACTGACATTATCAATATTTGGAAATCCATCGGGGCGGAAATCAATCTCGTCGGGTCATTAAAAATGGGATTGATGATGAAACACCGGGATATAGATTTCCACGTCTATACCCCGCGATTAACCCCGGCCATCAGTTTCCAAGCAATCACACGACTAGCCGCAAACCCGGCGATCAAACGAATCGAATACAAAAACCTGATCGACACGGACGAACACTGCATAGAATGGCACACGTGGTACGAGGATTCCGATCATGAATTGTGGCAAATCGACATGATTCACATCCTGAAAGGTTCCTACTATGACGGCTATTTCGAGCAAGTGGCCGAACGAATCTTAGCGGTATTGACACCGGAAATCCGGGAAACCATATTGAAACTAAAGTACGAGACTCCCGACGGCGAAGAAATCATGGGAATCGAGTACTATCAAGCCGTCATCCAAGACGGGATTCACGATTATACCGCTTTCCAAAACTGGCGGAAAACACATCCTGCAAACGGAATTATAGACTGGAAACCTTAAAACAATGAACAACCCTTTACAAGAAATGACAAACGAAGAGCTTTGGGTTCTATTTCCGATCATCCTAAGCAAACATCGTGCAGAATGGGCAAAGTTTTATGAACAAGAAAAAGACACCATCATTTCAGCTCTCGGGACAAACAACATGTACAGAATCAATCATATCGGCAGTACATCCGTCCCCGGTCTAATAGCCAAACCAACCATAGACATTCTATTGGAAATCCCCACTGACGCGGACATCCCGTCGCTCACCGCAGCCCTGATCTCCGCAGGATATATTTGCAACACGCAGCCTAATAACCCGGCCCCTCACCTGATGTTCATGAAAGGATATACCCCTCAAGGTTTCCGAGGCCAAGCCGTTCATCTTCACGTGAGATTCCCGGGGGATTGGAACGAACTCTATTTCCGGGATTACCTGCGTTCCCACCCGGAAACGGCAAAATCATACGGCAAACTGAAACAAAACCTTCAACTCCGCTATGAACATGATCGGGATGCCTACACCGAGGCCAAAACCGACTTTATCCAAGAGGCCACTCGTCTGGCCAGAAAGGAAATGGGAAACAAATACACTACACCGTCAACGACTTTATAAACAACGTGATTCCGTCAAATATCATCTGTAACCCGATCGTGGCAACAATCAACCCAATAATCCGGATCAACGGGTTCATGAAATTGTATTTAATCAAGAAATTCCCGATTCGCCGGGCTTGTAACATACAAAACAGATTTACCACCAAAGCGATCAAAATGGCTATAATCGTGATCTCACGCCCGTATTGAACGGGAAACGTAACGGCTGCCGTGATGGTTGCCGGGCCCGCGATCATCGGGATGGCAATAGGCACCGTGGTCAGATCGGCTAATTTGATATGCTCGTCCACTTTCAAGAAAAAACCTTTCAACAAACCGGATAGACCGTTATACATCAACACCGCCCCACAAGTGATTTGAAAAGAATACAATTCGACATGGAACACGTAACTGAAAGTAACCTCTCCCAAGAAAAGAAAAAAGACTAGAATCAACGCGGCTGTAATAGATGATTTAATGGATATATACCGCAATTCTTTAGGACTGAACCTCTCCTGCAATGAAGTAACAATTAAAACTTTCTGTACCGGGTTTACTAACGCCAAGAGAGCCACGATACAAGCTAATATCATTTTTACCGTCATGATCCGAATATTTCTGATTCCCCGCAAAGGTACGTAATAAAACGGATTTATTGATAAGAAAAAGCGTAAACGAGACTGGATATATATCCAAAAAATATATTACTTTTGAGCCTGTAAATAATTTTATAATGAAAAGGCTGTTTTTTGTATATATATCTATCTTCATTTTTTCTTTACTACTCATAGTCAATGGACTACAGGCTGAGGAAAACGAGGAAGAGATAACATTGCCTACACAAACAGAACAACTATCCGAACCGGACGAGATGGCCCATCATTATGACACTCTCTTACGAGGTCTTCGTTTAGGCTCCGATGAAGGAATTGCAAGCTCTCACGGACGACGTTTCGGACTCGATAAAACTCCTAAAACAAACGTGTATTCGCATCACAATATGCAGAGTGGGAAGAATATTCCGATAAAATTGTCTTTCGCTAAAAAAGAACGGCACTTTATCCAATACCTGACCGCCCGACATAGTCAAGGTTTTTATATCTACTCGCTGAAAGTATTGCTGTTATGACAAAACCATAACGATAATTATAACAAGTGAGAGCAAATAAAAACATAAAAAAAAATTTAGAAACAACATATGATCGATTGGCTTCAATCTATTCTCGATTGGTATATGCATAACGTGAACTACTGGAGCGTTCTCGTGTGTATGACCATTGAGAGTTCCATCATTCCCTTTCCGGCGGAATTGATCGTGCCTCCTGCAGCTTGGAAAGCTGCAAACGGGGATCTCAATTTCCTACTGGTAGTTATTTTCAGCACAATCGGATCGGTTCTAGGCGCCCTCTTCAACTACGTGTTAGCATACACGTTAGGGCGTAAATTCATTTATTCTTTCGCGGAATCACGCTGGGGAAAGATTTTGCGGATGTCAAAAGAAAAAGTAGAAAAATCCGAACAATATTTTTTGAAATACGGCAAAAGTTCCACGCTGATCGGAAGACTTACCCCGGGGGTAAGAAGTTTTATTTCCCTTCCGGCTGGATTGGTCAAAATGCCTTTAAACAGCTTTATATTTTACACGGCTGCCGGAAGCGGTATCTGGAACCTGATACTGGCTACGGCCGGCTATTTTTTATATTCTCGAAAAGAGTTACTGGAAAAGTATTTCACCGAGATTTCCATCGTCATGCTAATCGTCGGCATTGGCTTTTTCACGTATCTTATTATTCGGTCAACACGTAAAAAAAAACAATTAAATCTTAAATTATAACATGGAATCACGTAAACACTACACGGGCCTCACGGATAAACAAGTGCTGGAAAGTCGCGAGAAACACGGGGCTAACGTGTTAACTCCCCCTAAAAGGGATTCTTTATGGCAGATTTTTATCGGGAACTTTGAAGATCCCGTCATTCGCATATTAATGGTCGCGGTATTTCTTTCGGGAGGTATCGCCATCTCCATGTATTTCTCGGAAGGAATCATCGAGATCGCGGAAACCATCGGTATCGCCGTGGCCATTTTACTCGCGACAGGGGTAGCCACTTGGTTCGTGTGGGATGCAAACAAAAAGTTCGACGTGCTGAATCAAGTGAATGACGACACGTTGGTTAAAGTTATCCGCAACGGTAATGTACATGAAGTCCCTAAAAAAGACATTGTCGTGGACGACATCGTGCTATTGGAGCAAGGAGAAGAGATCCCCGCCGACGGGGTGCTTCTGGAGGCAATCTCGTTACAGGTGAACGAGTCCAGTTTAACCGGAGAACCGATCGCCAATAAAACCGTGATCGAGTCCGAATTTAACCTCGAAGCCACCTATCCTTCCAATCACGTGATGAGAGGCACAACCGTATCCGACGGTCACGGGATCATGCAGGTACTCGCCGTGGGAGATGCCACGGAATTTGGAAAAGTGGCAGAAAAATCTTCAGAAAAAAGCGAAGAACCAACCCCGCTCGACAAACAGCTGGATTCGCTGGCAAAATTCATTGGAATAGTAGGATTCTGCGGTGCCGCGGTCACGTTCACCATCCTATTCATTAAAGCCATCTTCTTTAATCCCGCATCCCCTACCCCGGAATTAGGACAACTCGGACTGATCGGGGCATTGATAATCGCGGCAGTCATCATGCTTGCCAAAGTATGGGTACCTGTTATATACGATGTTCATGCCCTACGGGGAAAAGAAAAAGAACTCCCCAAGAGTATAAAGCAAGGAGGTTGGGGACGTTGGATTCTGTACGGATTAGGAGCATTGGTTATCATGCTCGCCATTGGTTTGGCTTTCGGGGTTAAACCTTGGGATCCGCAAGCGTGGATCTCGCTAAGTCTGGGAAAGAAAATCCTGTCGGCATTCATGGCTTCCGTTACCCTGATCGTGGTAACTGTTCCGGAAGGTCTTCCAATGAGTGTTACCTTGAGCTTGGCTCTCAGTATGCGTAAAATGCTAAAATCCAACAACCTCGTTCGCAAAATGCACGCTTGCGAAACGATGGGTGCCACAACCGTTATTTGTACGGATAAAACGGGAACCCTGACCCAAAACCAGATGACCGTGTACAAAACAAACTTCTACGGTCTGAAAGATCAACAACTCACGGATAATGAAAACTCCCGACTGATAAAAGAGGGTATTGCCGTAAATACAACCGCGTTCCTTGACTTTTCCGATCCGGGCAAAGTGAAAACTCTAGGTAACCCGACCGAGGCTGCCTTGTTACTCTGGTTAAACGGACAACAGGCTAATTACCAAGAACTCCGGGAAAATGCCACGGTGATCGACCAATTAACCTTTTCCACGGAACGGAAATACATGGCCACATTGGTTGACTCTCCCGTCATGGGAAAAAAGATTCTATACGTGAAAGGGGCTCCCGAAATTATCTTCGCTCAATGTAAGAACGCGTTGATCGACGAGGAACTGCAACCGATTGCCAATTACAAAACGACCGTGGAGAACCAATTGCTAGAATACCAAAATCAAGCCATGCGGACGCTGGGTTTTGCTTACCAAATCATCGAGGATAATGAACCGCATTTTAAAGACGGACGTTTATACAACACCGAATTAACCTTCCTTGGTATCGTGGCAATTTCAGACCCGATCCGTTTGGATGTACCGGATGCCGTGAAACGCTGTTTTGATGCCGGAATACAAGTGAAAATGGTGACCGGGGATACACCGGGTACGGCAAAAGAGATCGGAAGACAAATCGGCCTGTGGACGGAAAAAGATACCGATCGAAATGTGATCACGGGAGTTGAATTCGCGAAACTAACTGATAAAGAGGCCTTGGATCGAGTACTGGATTTAAAAATCATGTCCCGTGCCCGCCCGATGGACAAACAACGCCTCGTTCAATTGCTACAACAGAAACAAGCCATCGTGGCCGTTACCGGAGACGGGACGAACGACGCTCCCGCCTTGAATCATGCACATGTGGGATTATCTATGGGTAGCGGAACCTCCGTGGCGAAAGAGGCCAGTGACATCACCTTGCTGGACGACTCGTTCTGCAGCATCACCTCTGCCGTGATGTGGGGACGTTCGGTGTACCAGAACATTCAACGGTTTATCCTGTTCCAGCTTACCATTAACGTGGCAGCCTTGATTATTGTGCTACTGGGGTC
Proteins encoded in this region:
- a CDS encoding GrpB family protein; its protein translation is MNNPLQEMTNEELWVLFPIILSKHRAEWAKFYEQEKDTIISALGTNNMYRINHIGSTSVPGLIAKPTIDILLEIPTDADIPSLTAALISAGYICNTQPNNPAPHLMFMKGYTPQGFRGQAVHLHVRFPGDWNELYFRDYLRSHPETAKSYGKLKQNLQLRYEHDRDAYTEAKTDFIQEATRLARKEMGNKYTTPSTTL
- a CDS encoding calcium-translocating P-type ATPase, PMCA-type — translated: MESRKHYTGLTDKQVLESREKHGANVLTPPKRDSLWQIFIGNFEDPVIRILMVAVFLSGGIAISMYFSEGIIEIAETIGIAVAILLATGVATWFVWDANKKFDVLNQVNDDTLVKVIRNGNVHEVPKKDIVVDDIVLLEQGEEIPADGVLLEAISLQVNESSLTGEPIANKTVIESEFNLEATYPSNHVMRGTTVSDGHGIMQVLAVGDATEFGKVAEKSSEKSEEPTPLDKQLDSLAKFIGIVGFCGAAVTFTILFIKAIFFNPASPTPELGQLGLIGALIIAAVIMLAKVWVPVIYDVHALRGKEKELPKSIKQGGWGRWILYGLGALVIMLAIGLAFGVKPWDPQAWISLSLGKKILSAFMASVTLIVVTVPEGLPMSVTLSLALSMRKMLKSNNLVRKMHACETMGATTVICTDKTGTLTQNQMTVYKTNFYGLKDQQLTDNENSRLIKEGIAVNTTAFLDFSDPGKVKTLGNPTEAALLLWLNGQQANYQELRENATVIDQLTFSTERKYMATLVDSPVMGKKILYVKGAPEIIFAQCKNALIDEELQPIANYKTTVENQLLEYQNQAMRTLGFAYQIIEDNEPHFKDGRLYNTELTFLGIVAISDPIRLDVPDAVKRCFDAGIQVKMVTGDTPGTAKEIGRQIGLWTEKDTDRNVITGVEFAKLTDKEALDRVLDLKIMSRARPMDKQRLVQLLQQKQAIVAVTGDGTNDAPALNHAHVGLSMGSGTSVAKEASDITLLDDSFCSITSAVMWGRSVYQNIQRFILFQLTINVAALIIVLLGSLFGSELPITVTQMLWVNLIMDTFAAGALASLPPSPEVMKRKPRNSNAFIIVPQMQRLILATGITFVVILLGLLYVLSNYAGGIEAGTPEGLRNLTIFFTVFVMLQFWNMFNAKTFGTNDSAFKDIFKSEGFLTVGMAIIVGQVLVVNFGGSVFRTIPLTWTEWIWITLATSLVLWVGEIFRAFKRMKNRK
- the nudC gene encoding NAD(+) diphosphatase; the encoded protein is MIQDIAPHIFSNAYAPKRPEATSYALYFDGHMVLASKASATLRFPRFAELNGIEESIYEKAIYLFAIDNDCFYLVHQVPEGQPEFELKDIGLFRTSEPRHLAFAGITAYSLYKWYDNHQFCSHCGTKLVPHEKERMLHCLTCNNTEYPKIMPAVIIAVTNGNKILLSKYANREYTRYALLAGFTEIGESVEETVKREVMEEVGLHVKNLRYYKSQPWSFSDTLLMGFFAEVEGDDSITLDREELALAEWFERENIPASESDISLTSEMIEFFRAGK
- a CDS encoding MarC family protein; protein product: MTVKMILACIVALLALVNPVQKVLIVTSLQERFSPKELRYISIKSSITAALILVFFLFLGEVTFSYVFHVELYSFQITCGAVLMYNGLSGLLKGFFLKVDEHIKLADLTTVPIAIPMIAGPATITAAVTFPVQYGREITIIAILIALVVNLFCMLQARRIGNFLIKYNFMNPLIRIIGLIVATIGLQMIFDGITLFIKSLTV
- a CDS encoding DedA family protein, with product MIDWLQSILDWYMHNVNYWSVLVCMTIESSIIPFPAELIVPPAAWKAANGDLNFLLVVIFSTIGSVLGALFNYVLAYTLGRKFIYSFAESRWGKILRMSKEKVEKSEQYFLKYGKSSTLIGRLTPGVRSFISLPAGLVKMPLNSFIFYTAAGSGIWNLILATAGYFLYSRKELLEKYFTEISIVMLIVGIGFFTYLIIRSTRKKKQLNLKL
- a CDS encoding DUF1062 domain-containing protein, producing MRTEYIWEIKVKNTPTLKRKCNHCNSNRFYCSNKFRMNAQKRNIDVWLIYRCVECDSTYNLTILSRTKPELIKKDLFSKFSENDEKLSWEYAFSSEIGRKNGVELDYSSVEYEILHDDILINEILDAEGEVVAFKIRTHFEFGLKLSSVIRFCLGVSSNLLNQMIEAEAIFVSEGCLLKKRKVKDGDIVFVNKEKLRNMYIFRGML
- a CDS encoding class I SAM-dependent methyltransferase; the encoded protein is MEQELQLVADFDFDMIVDFFSRLNRQGPGSQQVTRQALSFIGELSDNAKIADIGCGSGGQTITLAENTKGQITAIDLFPKMITLLKERAIHHGLSDRISGIAVSMENLPFEPGELDLIWAEGSIYNIGFERGLREWKQFLKPGGMIAVSEVSWLTNTRPDEIEQFWNFNYAEIDTISNKIKKMEEAGYTPVAHFILPEYCWLDCFYKPMQENIPLFLEKYKNSKPAQQLVQRELDEIDYYRKYKSYYGYVFYIGMKNE
- a CDS encoding phosphoglycerate mutase family protein, coding for METMLQLAARNTERAKQIVQATDIINIWKSIGAEINLVGSLKMGLMMKHRDIDFHVYTPRLTPAISFQAITRLAANPAIKRIEYKNLIDTDEHCIEWHTWYEDSDHELWQIDMIHILKGSYYDGYFEQVAERILAVLTPEIRETILKLKYETPDGEEIMGIEYYQAVIQDGIHDYTAFQNWRKTHPANGIIDWKP